The following coding sequences lie in one Flavobacterium sp. 20NA77.7 genomic window:
- a CDS encoding THUMP-like domain-containing protein: MIVGLLSKEIQEFITNSLQSNIAKLALSKNPFPEVEWKEILTQIVSKNKAKNKLPTWFQNENIYYPSSLSIEQSSSESTAKYKASLVKGEVLADLTGGFGVDCYYFSEHVTTVFHCEKNQDLSEIVAYNYKKLNKSNIKCIIGDSALFLKNYTEKFDWIYIDPSRRSDSKGKVFMLKDCLPNVPENLAFYFEKTNQILLKTAPILDIAAGLKELKNVKSIHVVALENEVKELLWVLEKNYDKEISVSANNLHDKKTDTLSFILNSEEQLTYSLPKLFIYEPNAAILKSGGANYLCTTYPVTKLHSHSHLFTNDKLIDFPGRRFIIDQQIPFTKNEIKKQLQGKKMNITTRNFPLSVEEIRGKYKINDGGNVYAFFTTNLNDEKIVLLCSKI; this comes from the coding sequence ATGATTGTAGGCCTACTATCTAAGGAAATACAAGAATTTATTACTAATTCTTTGCAGAGTAATATTGCCAAATTAGCCCTTTCAAAAAATCCATTTCCTGAAGTGGAATGGAAGGAAATTCTAACTCAAATTGTATCTAAAAATAAAGCTAAAAATAAATTACCTACTTGGTTTCAGAACGAAAATATATATTATCCATCAAGCCTTTCCATAGAACAATCGTCATCTGAAAGCACCGCTAAATATAAAGCTTCTTTAGTAAAGGGAGAAGTTTTAGCAGATTTAACCGGTGGATTTGGAGTAGATTGTTACTATTTCAGTGAACACGTTACAACTGTTTTTCATTGTGAAAAAAATCAGGATTTATCTGAAATCGTGGCTTATAATTACAAAAAACTTAACAAAAGTAATATTAAATGTATTATAGGTGATAGCGCCCTTTTTTTAAAAAATTATACTGAGAAATTTGATTGGATATATATTGATCCAAGTAGAAGAAGTGACAGCAAAGGAAAGGTGTTCATGCTCAAAGATTGTTTGCCAAATGTTCCTGAAAATTTAGCTTTTTATTTTGAAAAAACAAATCAGATACTCCTAAAAACAGCACCAATACTGGATATTGCCGCGGGATTAAAAGAATTAAAAAACGTTAAATCTATTCATGTGGTTGCCTTGGAAAATGAGGTAAAAGAACTCTTATGGGTACTTGAAAAAAATTATGACAAAGAAATTTCTGTTAGCGCAAATAACCTACATGATAAAAAGACAGACACTCTTTCTTTTATATTAAACAGTGAAGAACAGCTAACCTATTCGTTACCTAAACTATTTATATACGAACCCAATGCAGCTATTCTAAAATCGGGAGGAGCAAATTACTTGTGTACTACCTATCCTGTAACAAAGTTACATTCGCATTCTCACCTTTTTACAAACGATAAGCTAATTGATTTTCCAGGAAGGCGATTTATTATTGACCAACAAATACCTTTTACTAAAAATGAGATTAAAAAACAGTTACAAGGTAAAAAAATGAATATTACTACCCGTAACTTTCCTTTGTCTGTAGAAGAAATTAGAGGAAAATATAAAATTAATGACGGTGGAAATGTATATGCTTTTTTTACAACCAATCTAAATGACGAAAAAATTGTTTTACTTTGCAGCAAAATTTAG
- a CDS encoding AI-2E family transporter, translating to MISKEISKALLRTLFILLAVAGGFYILYLISAILTYCICAILLSFIAQPIAKFLQKKLKFSSTLAIISALLFFTIIIIGILLLFVPLIMTQSQKLALLDLNALQKNYHVFISQIDNWLQSYSIDYKKYIDFQKLSKSFNFSFITDILNTIIGSIGNFSMGLFSTFFITFFLMKDQDLLLRNLKAVLPKNHRWQILASLLKIKNMLARYAIGLVLQLLVVFILYFIVLLCFGIENALIIAFLGAILNIIPYIGPIIALLMTAFLTMTNGITQDFSSVTLPTTLYVSLGYIFVQVIDNNISQPIIASKSTNSHPLEVFIVILISGSLLGITGMIVAIPLYTSIKFILKEFFPKNKFIQVLTAALK from the coding sequence ATGATTTCTAAAGAAATTTCAAAAGCACTATTACGTACACTTTTTATATTACTAGCTGTAGCTGGAGGATTTTATATTCTTTATTTAATTTCAGCAATACTCACCTATTGTATTTGTGCTATTTTATTGAGCTTTATCGCACAACCTATCGCGAAATTTCTACAAAAAAAACTAAAATTTTCATCCACATTAGCCATCATTTCCGCTTTATTATTCTTCACAATTATTATCATTGGTATTTTATTATTGTTTGTACCTTTAATAATGACACAGAGTCAAAAATTAGCCTTACTTGATTTGAATGCCCTACAAAAAAATTACCATGTTTTTATTTCACAAATTGACAATTGGCTGCAATCTTATTCGATAGACTATAAAAAATATATCGATTTTCAAAAATTATCTAAATCATTTAATTTCAGTTTCATTACTGATATATTAAACACCATCATTGGTTCAATAGGTAACTTTAGCATGGGGCTTTTTTCAACCTTTTTTATTACCTTTTTCTTAATGAAAGATCAAGATTTATTATTGAGAAATTTAAAAGCTGTTCTTCCCAAAAATCACCGTTGGCAAATCTTAGCTTCATTACTTAAAATAAAAAACATGCTTGCTCGGTATGCAATTGGATTAGTTTTACAACTTCTAGTTGTTTTTATCCTTTATTTTATTGTTTTACTTTGCTTTGGTATTGAAAACGCTTTAATTATTGCTTTTTTAGGAGCTATACTTAACATTATTCCTTACATAGGACCCATTATTGCATTACTAATGACTGCTTTTTTAACAATGACAAATGGTATCACACAAGACTTTAGTTCTGTCACATTGCCCACAACGCTCTATGTAAGTTTAGGATATATTTTTGTTCAAGTAATAGATAACAATATTAGTCAACCTATTATTGCTTCAAAAAGTACTAATTCACATCCCTTAGAAGTTTTTATTGTAATCTTAATTTCTGGTAGTTTACTAGGTATTACGGGTATGATTGTGGCTATTCCTTTATACACTTCAATTAAATTTATTTTAAAAGAATTTTTTCCAAAAAATAAATTTATACAAGTATTAACAGCAGCACTAAAATGA
- a CDS encoding DUF4159 domain-containing protein: MNKLIVLGMYIFSNLAFSQDIALLKYSGGGDWYANPTSLPNLVKYCNQNITTKLNQKIATVEPGSAELFLYPFVHMTGHGNVVFSASDVVNLKNYLSAGGFLHIDDNYGMDEYIRKEIKKIFPEASLTEIPKSHPIFQGPYSFPNGLPKIHEHDNKQPQAFGIFIENRLVLLYTYECDLGDGWENQEVHGDPISVRETALKMGANIINYVFKN, translated from the coding sequence ATGAATAAACTTATAGTATTAGGGATGTATATTTTTTCAAACTTGGCATTTTCTCAAGATATTGCTTTGTTAAAATATTCTGGTGGTGGTGATTGGTACGCTAATCCTACCTCTTTACCTAATTTAGTTAAATATTGTAACCAAAACATTACTACAAAACTCAATCAAAAAATAGCAACTGTTGAACCCGGAAGTGCTGAATTGTTCTTATATCCTTTTGTTCATATGACAGGTCATGGTAATGTGGTTTTTAGTGCTAGCGATGTTGTAAATTTAAAAAACTACTTATCAGCGGGAGGTTTTTTGCATATTGATGACAATTACGGAATGGACGAATACATTCGAAAAGAAATTAAAAAAATTTTTCCTGAGGCATCTTTAACTGAAATTCCTAAAAGCCATCCCATTTTTCAAGGGCCTTATTCCTTTCCGAATGGATTACCTAAAATTCATGAACACGATAATAAACAACCTCAAGCTTTTGGCATATTTATTGAAAATAGATTAGTACTTTTATATACGTATGAATGTGATTTAGGAGATGGTTGGGAAAATCAAGAAGTGCATGGCGACCCGATTTCTGTGAGAGAGACAGCGCTTAAAATGGGTGCAAATATTATCAATTACGTATTTAAAAATTAA
- a CDS encoding 16S rRNA (uracil(1498)-N(3))-methyltransferase, whose amino-acid sequence MQLFYNLDIKQGAITFIFDREESKHIIKVLRKKDGDKIFITNGLGFLFESEIILASEKKCEIKILKETFIEPTSFYSHLAIAPTKMNDRMEWFLEKATEIGIHEITPIICDHSERKVYKIDRAEKIIQSALKQSNQYYLPKINEPVTFSQFIKKDFEGQKFIAHCEETDKKSFKTELQKNTNVLILIGPEGDFSVKEIELALQNKFIPVSLGNTRLRTETAALVACHTIALTNE is encoded by the coding sequence ATGCAATTATTCTATAATTTAGACATCAAACAAGGTGCTATAACTTTCATTTTCGACAGAGAAGAAAGCAAACATATAATTAAAGTTTTACGTAAAAAAGATGGTGATAAAATATTTATTACTAATGGTTTAGGATTTTTATTTGAATCTGAAATTATATTGGCTTCTGAAAAAAAGTGTGAAATAAAAATTTTAAAAGAAACCTTTATTGAACCTACTTCGTTCTATAGCCATCTTGCTATTGCACCTACAAAAATGAACGATAGGATGGAATGGTTTTTAGAAAAAGCAACTGAAATAGGCATACACGAAATTACACCTATAATTTGTGATCATTCTGAAAGAAAAGTTTATAAAATTGATCGAGCTGAGAAAATTATTCAATCAGCTTTAAAACAATCTAACCAATATTATTTACCAAAAATTAATGAACCTGTAACTTTTTCTCAATTCATTAAGAAAGATTTTGAAGGGCAAAAATTTATAGCACATTGTGAAGAAACAGACAAAAAATCATTTAAAACCGAATTGCAAAAAAATACTAACGTTTTAATTTTAATTGGCCCCGAGGGTGATTTTTCTGTTAAAGAAATTGAATTGGCCCTACAAAATAAATTTATTCCTGTATCTTTGGGAAACACAAGATTACGAACAGAAACAGCTGCTTTAGTGGCTTGTCATACAATTGCACTGACAAATGAATAA
- the tsaD gene encoding tRNA (adenosine(37)-N6)-threonylcarbamoyltransferase complex transferase subunit TsaD, which yields MKDKKTYILAIESSCDDTSAAVLCYDKVLANIVARQSVHEAYGGVVPELASRAHQQNIVPVVDVALTKAGITKDDLHAIAFTQGPGLMGSLLVGGSFAKSLSQGLQIPLIAVNHMKAHILAHFIDEEGYEKPTFPFLALTISGGHTQIVKVSSFFDLEIIGETTDDAVGEAFDKSAKILGLPYPGGPLIDKYAQEGNPKAFLFTKPKVDGLNFSFSGLKTQILYFIQKNVALNPNFIEENKADICASIQHTIIEILMDKLKLAVNETGITQIAIGGGVSANSGIRFTLKEAEKKYGWKTFIPKFEYTTDNAAMIGIVGYYNYLEENFSSHQVVSKARIEF from the coding sequence ATGAAAGATAAAAAAACATACATTTTAGCTATTGAAAGTTCTTGTGACGATACTTCTGCTGCTGTATTATGCTACGATAAAGTTTTAGCAAATATAGTTGCCAGACAAAGCGTACATGAGGCATACGGAGGAGTTGTTCCCGAATTAGCATCAAGAGCGCATCAACAAAACATAGTTCCTGTGGTTGATGTAGCGCTCACAAAAGCTGGTATTACGAAAGATGATTTACATGCAATCGCTTTTACACAAGGCCCTGGACTTATGGGTTCATTGCTAGTTGGAGGAAGTTTTGCGAAATCGCTGAGTCAAGGTTTACAAATTCCTCTTATTGCTGTAAACCATATGAAAGCACATATTTTAGCTCACTTTATAGATGAAGAAGGATATGAAAAACCTACATTTCCATTTTTAGCCTTAACTATTTCGGGCGGACATACACAAATTGTAAAAGTATCTAGTTTTTTTGATTTAGAAATAATTGGTGAAACAACTGATGACGCTGTAGGGGAAGCTTTTGATAAAAGTGCAAAAATACTGGGATTACCTTATCCTGGTGGACCTTTAATAGATAAGTATGCCCAAGAAGGAAACCCGAAAGCATTTTTATTTACTAAACCTAAAGTTGATGGATTAAACTTTAGTTTCAGTGGTTTAAAAACTCAAATTTTATATTTTATTCAAAAAAACGTAGCACTAAATCCGAATTTTATTGAAGAAAATAAAGCAGATATTTGTGCTTCCATTCAGCATACAATTATTGAAATATTAATGGATAAATTAAAATTAGCTGTAAATGAAACGGGAATAACCCAAATTGCCATAGGAGGAGGTGTTTCTGCTAATTCTGGTATTCGTTTTACATTAAAAGAAGCTGAGAAAAAATATGGATGGAAAACATTTATTCCTAAATTTGAATATACAACCGATAATGCTGCTATGATAGGAATTGTAGGGTATTATAATTATTTAGAAGAAAATTTTTCTTCCCATCAAGTCGTTTCAAAAGCTAGAATTGAATTTTAA
- a CDS encoding translocation/assembly module TamB domain-containing protein, which yields MLLVTAAILLSLPVVQTKLGSYATNALKEDFGVNITIKRVAITPFGGVKLNDIQITDHRQDTLAHIDRLQTSILSFSKLYNSGHPYFGDLRLDGLNFKIIQYKGERDTNLDRFVAAFDDGKPSSGKFRLKANSIYLKTSRFRYIDANLKDTRVVDFKNLNGQLDDFFVKGANVTAYAYKLSFKDHRGIEVKNLTTDFTYTKKNILLNELELVTAHSSFKGRTELLYNRKDFSDFNNKVIFDLQIHEGKISSNDLNCFYPEFGKNQLFFIDSHVIGTLNNLAFHNLKVMDFNGNEIVGEIKLVNSFGKSHQKFSLNGKFDRLSTSRQGLAKVMPSLLGKKLPENFKNFGNILLSGEFFLTKKQVIADITLLSKVGQATADFTLNGLDVIDQATYKGEFTLNQFNLGVLFATPTFGLASLHAKIDGRGFTKKYLNTTFTGNAQKFTFNGYAYSNIELDGLFKMPYFKGDISCNDPNLKMIFNGLIDLSKTKKEYDFTTQIAYANLKKINWYKKDELSEFSGEISVKAKGNSLDDLIGQASINNITYKNSKSTYYFDEATLFSTFDSNNVRTVSLVSSDMINGQVVGKYKVQEINKIVENAVGSLYANYSPHKLQKNQYLDFDITIHSKIVELFFPDIHVAENTFVKGKINATDGLFKFDFKSPLIDVYGTKFNKISVAINNKNPLYNTYITLDSINSEMYKISDFNLINVTMNDTLFLRSEFKGGPKGEDRFDINVFHTIDKNKNSVVGFKKSDITFKKSQWYINENDTDDNAIIFDKKFQNFEFNKLTLSHNNQFIDFSGVMKDSTYKDLSLNFKDVDIAKITPELENLSFGGQVNGKITYKQIKTLFEPTTDLRVKDLVINNTPLGNLDVKVSGDESLRKFNVNANLNYQDSETFFTTGIVEFVNKKPILSLDAGFRNLNIAPLGGFLKGILENVRGEASGSANIVGSLENPDINGAIYLNKAGLKVPYLNVDYDFEKNAIIGITEDKFLFKNINLIDVAEKTRGVLSGTISHKKLEDWDMDLKINSDRLLVLDTKDSEDAYYFGKAFFNGYGTIEGPVNALVIEANGSSAKGTSLKIPVNESETIGDNSYVHFVTREEKFGTKKAKKETKTYKGIDLNFNFDITTDAEIEVILNRETGHAMKGKGLGSLNMNINTLGKFNMVGDFQVIEGKYLFRYGNLFDKNFSVKKGGTIRWDGDPMSAILDLEAVYTTQANPGVLIESASVNKKIPTEVVIAITGDLSNPQSDFTINFPTVQSSLKSEIDYRLQDKDFRQRQAFGLLATGSFVAATNTSWYGSFLETAKGLFGEVLSDGENKLQFGVDYQVGDKQRAISDRALVTLNTQINDKLSINGNVGVPVGGVNQSYVVGNVEVELKLNEDGSLTAHVFNKENDINYLATGQNTGYTQGIGLSYSVDFDDFKSLLHELFRSQKKNKKTTNKSEDHLPDSEISPDMINFIEETRKRQINEEKKKTPPQIVPEID from the coding sequence TTGCTACTAGTTACAGCAGCAATTTTACTGTCATTACCTGTTGTACAAACGAAATTAGGAAGCTATGCAACTAACGCATTAAAAGAAGATTTTGGTGTAAATATTACTATTAAGCGAGTGGCTATTACTCCTTTTGGTGGTGTGAAGTTAAATGATATTCAAATTACAGATCATCGCCAAGATACGTTGGCACATATTGATAGATTGCAAACTTCAATTTTAAGTTTTTCAAAATTATATAATAGCGGGCATCCTTATTTTGGCGACTTAAGACTTGATGGCTTAAATTTTAAAATTATACAATATAAAGGGGAACGTGATACGAATTTAGATCGTTTTGTAGCTGCTTTTGACGATGGAAAGCCTTCTTCGGGAAAATTTCGATTGAAAGCTAATTCTATTTATCTTAAAACCAGCCGATTTAGATATATTGATGCTAATTTAAAGGATACTCGAGTTGTTGATTTTAAAAATCTAAACGGTCAATTAGACGATTTTTTTGTTAAAGGAGCTAATGTGACTGCGTATGCTTATAAACTTTCATTTAAAGATCATAGAGGTATTGAAGTAAAAAATTTAACTACAGATTTTACCTATACAAAGAAGAATATTTTGTTAAATGAATTAGAGTTAGTTACGGCTCATTCTTCATTTAAAGGGCGAACTGAATTGCTCTATAACAGAAAAGATTTTTCTGATTTTAACAATAAAGTTATTTTTGATTTGCAAATCCATGAAGGTAAAATTTCTTCAAATGACTTAAATTGTTTTTATCCAGAATTTGGTAAAAATCAACTGTTTTTTATTGATTCACATGTTATAGGAACGCTCAATAATTTAGCGTTTCATAATTTAAAAGTAATGGATTTTAATGGAAATGAGATTGTAGGAGAAATCAAATTAGTAAACAGTTTTGGTAAATCACATCAAAAATTTTCATTAAATGGAAAGTTTGATAGACTTTCCACTAGTCGACAAGGACTTGCAAAAGTAATGCCTTCATTATTGGGAAAAAAATTACCCGAAAATTTTAAAAATTTTGGAAACATACTGCTTTCAGGTGAATTTTTTCTAACAAAAAAACAAGTAATCGCTGATATAACTTTACTCTCTAAAGTAGGACAAGCAACGGCCGATTTTACTTTGAACGGCTTAGATGTTATTGATCAAGCAACATATAAAGGTGAATTTACATTAAATCAATTTAATTTAGGGGTATTATTTGCTACTCCAACCTTCGGACTAGCAAGTTTACACGCAAAAATTGATGGAAGAGGATTTACAAAAAAATATTTGAACACAACGTTCACGGGTAACGCACAAAAATTCACCTTTAATGGGTATGCTTATTCAAATATCGAATTAGATGGTTTGTTTAAAATGCCTTATTTTAAGGGTGACATTAGTTGTAATGATCCAAACCTTAAGATGATTTTTAATGGTTTAATAGATTTGAGTAAAACGAAAAAAGAATATGATTTTACTACTCAAATAGCGTATGCAAATTTGAAAAAAATTAATTGGTATAAAAAAGATGAACTATCAGAATTTTCAGGAGAAATTTCAGTAAAAGCGAAAGGAAACAGTTTAGACGATTTAATAGGACAGGCATCAATAAACAATATTACGTATAAAAATTCAAAATCAACCTATTATTTTGATGAAGCAACTTTATTCTCAACATTTGATAGTAATAATGTGAGAACCGTTTCATTGGTTTCATCGGATATGATAAATGGTCAAGTAGTAGGTAAATATAAAGTACAAGAAATTAATAAAATTGTTGAAAACGCTGTAGGAAGTTTATATGCAAATTATTCGCCTCATAAACTACAAAAAAATCAATATTTAGACTTTGATATTACCATTCATAGTAAGATTGTGGAACTATTTTTTCCTGATATTCATGTTGCTGAAAATACTTTTGTAAAAGGTAAAATTAATGCAACTGACGGATTGTTTAAGTTTGATTTTAAATCACCATTAATTGATGTATATGGTACTAAATTCAACAAAATAAGCGTAGCTATTAACAATAAAAACCCGTTATACAATACATATATTACGTTAGATAGTATCAATTCGGAAATGTATAAGATTTCTGATTTTAATTTAATTAATGTTACCATGAACGATACCTTATTTCTTCGTTCAGAGTTTAAAGGAGGACCAAAAGGAGAAGATCGTTTTGATATAAATGTATTTCACACGATTGATAAAAATAAAAATTCAGTTGTTGGTTTCAAAAAATCAGATATAACGTTTAAAAAATCCCAATGGTACATTAACGAAAATGATACCGATGATAACGCTATTATTTTTGACAAGAAATTTCAAAATTTTGAATTTAATAAATTAACCTTATCTCATAATAATCAATTTATTGATTTTAGTGGTGTAATGAAAGATTCAACCTATAAAGATTTGAGTTTGAATTTTAAAGATGTAGATATTGCAAAAATTACTCCCGAATTGGAGAATCTTTCTTTTGGTGGTCAAGTAAATGGTAAGATTACCTATAAACAAATAAAAACTTTATTTGAGCCTACTACTGATTTACGTGTTAAAGATTTAGTGATTAATAATACACCGTTAGGTAATTTAGATGTAAAAGTTTCAGGAGATGAAAGCTTGCGAAAATTTAATGTCAATGCAAATTTAAATTACCAAGATAGTGAAACATTTTTTACCACAGGAATTGTAGAATTTGTTAATAAAAAACCTATTTTATCTCTTGATGCAGGTTTTCGAAATTTAAACATTGCACCTCTGGGAGGATTTTTAAAAGGAATTTTAGAAAATGTGAGAGGAGAGGCTTCTGGAAGTGCTAATATTGTAGGATCACTTGAAAATCCTGACATTAATGGTGCTATTTATTTAAATAAAGCAGGTTTAAAAGTACCTTATTTAAACGTAGATTATGATTTTGAAAAAAATGCAATCATTGGAATTACGGAAGATAAATTTTTGTTTAAAAATATTAATCTTATCGACGTAGCAGAAAAAACACGTGGTGTATTAAGTGGTACTATATCTCATAAAAAATTAGAAGATTGGGATATGGATTTAAAAATAAATTCAGATAGATTACTCGTTTTAGACACAAAAGATTCTGAAGATGCCTATTACTTTGGAAAAGCATTTTTTAATGGATATGGAACAATTGAAGGTCCAGTAAATGCTTTAGTAATAGAAGCTAACGGTTCCTCTGCTAAAGGAACGAGCTTAAAAATACCTGTAAATGAATCAGAAACTATTGGTGATAATTCATACGTTCATTTTGTTACGCGAGAAGAAAAATTTGGAACAAAGAAAGCTAAGAAAGAAACAAAAACCTATAAAGGAATAGATTTAAATTTTAATTTTGATATTACCACTGATGCAGAAATAGAAGTTATTTTAAATAGAGAAACAGGACATGCTATGAAAGGTAAAGGACTGGGTTCTTTAAACATGAATATTAATACCTTAGGGAAATTTAATATGGTGGGGGATTTCCAAGTGATAGAAGGTAAATATTTATTTAGATATGGAAATTTATTTGATAAAAACTTTAGTGTTAAAAAAGGAGGAACCATACGATGGGATGGAGATCCAATGTCAGCTATATTAGATTTAGAAGCCGTTTACACTACTCAGGCTAACCCCGGTGTATTAATTGAAAGTGCATCTGTTAATAAAAAAATACCAACAGAAGTAGTCATTGCTATAACAGGAGATTTGAGTAACCCACAATCCGACTTTACTATTAATTTCCCTACGGTACAATCTTCTTTAAAGAGTGAAATTGATTACCGCTTACAAGACAAAGATTTTAGACAACGTCAAGCTTTTGGTTTATTAGCTACGGGAAGTTTTGTAGCAGCTACAAACACATCATGGTACGGGTCATTTTTAGAAACTGCTAAAGGTCTGTTTGGAGAAGTGCTTTCTGATGGGGAAAACAAATTACAATTTGGTGTAGACTATCAAGTAGGAGATAAGCAAAGAGCTATATCAGATAGAGCTTTAGTTACCCTTAATACACAAATCAACGATAAATTAAGTATTAATGGGAATGTAGGAGTTCCTGTTGGTGGCGTAAATCAATCCTACGTAGTGGGTAATGTAGAAGTAGAGTTAAAACTTAATGAAGACGGTAGTTTAACAGCGCATGTTTTTAACAAAGAGAATGATATCAATTATTTAGCTACAGGTCAAAATACGGGTTATACACAGGGTATTGGACTTTCTTATAGTGTAGATTTTGATGATTTTAAATCATTGTTGCATGAATTATTTAGATCTCAAAAGAAAAACAAGAAAACAACAAACAAATCAGAAGATCATTTGCCAGACTCTGAAATATCGCCAGATATGATTAATTTTATTGAGGAGACGCGTAAACGTCAAATTAATGAAGAGAAAAAGAAAACCCCTCCGCAAATTGTTCCAGAAATTGATTAA
- the pfkA gene encoding 6-phosphofructokinase: MTTSIKKIGVLTSGGDAPGMNAAIRAVVRACAFYNVECVGIYRGYQGMIEGDFKEMGPRAVKNIINKGGTVLKSARSKEFMTTEGRQKAHANLKENGIDALVVIGGDGSFTGAEIFNSEYKFPVIGIPGTIDNDIFGTSHTLGYDTALNTVVEAIDKIRDTANSHNRLFFVEVMGRDAGHIALNAGIGAGAEEILIPEENLGLDRLIDSLRKSKESGKTSSIVVVAEGDKIGKNVFELKDYVEENMPEYDVRVSVLGHMQRGGTPSCFDRVLASRLGVKAVETLLEGKTNLMVGLLQDKVTLTPLEQAIKGQSRVDAELVKVSDIISI, from the coding sequence ATGACAACATCTATCAAAAAAATTGGCGTTTTAACATCTGGTGGAGATGCACCAGGTATGAATGCCGCTATTAGAGCTGTAGTAAGGGCTTGTGCGTTTTATAACGTAGAATGTGTGGGTATTTATAGAGGTTATCAAGGAATGATTGAAGGTGATTTTAAAGAGATGGGACCCCGTGCAGTTAAAAATATTATAAACAAAGGAGGTACTGTACTAAAATCTGCCCGTTCAAAAGAATTTATGACAACGGAAGGAAGACAGAAAGCCCATGCCAATTTGAAAGAAAATGGAATTGATGCTCTAGTTGTTATCGGTGGTGATGGGTCCTTTACAGGAGCAGAAATATTTAATTCAGAATATAAATTTCCTGTGATTGGAATTCCTGGAACTATTGATAATGATATTTTTGGTACTAGTCATACTTTAGGTTACGATACAGCTTTAAATACTGTCGTAGAAGCCATTGATAAAATTAGAGATACGGCTAATTCTCATAATCGTTTATTTTTTGTTGAAGTTATGGGCAGAGACGCAGGTCATATTGCCTTAAATGCAGGAATAGGTGCTGGTGCCGAAGAAATTTTAATCCCTGAAGAAAATTTAGGTTTAGATCGTCTAATTGATTCGTTACGTAAAAGTAAAGAATCTGGAAAAACATCTTCTATTGTTGTCGTAGCTGAAGGTGATAAAATAGGTAAAAATGTCTTTGAATTAAAAGATTATGTAGAAGAAAACATGCCTGAATATGATGTAAGAGTATCTGTTTTAGGTCATATGCAAAGAGGTGGAACGCCTTCATGCTTTGATCGGGTTTTAGCCTCAAGATTAGGTGTCAAAGCAGTAGAAACTTTATTAGAAGGGAAAACAAATTTAATGGTAGGCTTATTACAAGATAAAGTCACTTTAACACCATTAGAACAAGCTATAAAAGGGCAGTCAAGAGTTGATGCTGAATTAGTAAAAGTATCTGATATCATTTCAATATAA